The Saccharomyces cerevisiae S288C chromosome VII, complete sequence genome includes a region encoding these proteins:
- a CDS encoding uncharacterized protein (hypothetical protein) codes for MLLYLYILYIALKTVSHLFFCNPCFRNLSVGDMLNPRLSLSFFTNHLLCPEAPLIIRGKGSYSAVGNFFSRKK; via the coding sequence ATGTTGctatatttatatattttatatattgCCCTCAAAACTGTatctcatctttttttctgcaatCCTTGCTTTCGTAATCTAAGTGTGGGTGACATGCTAAATCCGCGGCTTTCCTTAAGCTTTTTCACAAACCATCTATTATGTCCAGAAGCTCCGCTGATTATCCGTGGAAAAGGGTCTTATTCTGCCGTAGGAAACTTCTTCTCGAGAAAAAAGTGA
- the RPL26B gene encoding 60S ribosomal protein uL24 RPL26B (Ribosomal 60S subunit protein L26B; binds to 5.8S rRNA; non-essential even when paralog is also deleted; deletion has minimal affections on ribosome biosynthesis; homologous to mammalian ribosomal protein L26 and bacterial L24; RPL26B has a paralog, RPL26A, that arose from the whole genome duplication), whose product MAKQSLDVSSDRRKARKAYFTAPSSERRVLLSAPLSKELRAQYGIKALPIRRDDEVLVVRGSKKGQEGKISSVYRLKFAVQVDKVTKEKVNGASVPINLHPSKLVITKLHLDKDRKALIQRKGGKLE is encoded by the exons ATGGCTAAGCAATCTCTAG ACGTTTCCTCTGACAGAAGAAAGGCCAGAAAGGCTTATTTCACTGCTCCATCCTCTGAACGTCGTGTTTTGTTATCTGCTCCATTATCCAAGGAATTGAGAGCTCAATATGGTATCAAGGCTTTGCCAATCAGAAGAGACGATGAAGTCTTGGTTGTTCGTGGTTCCAAGAAGGGTCAAGAAGGTAAGATTTCATCTGTTTACAGATTGAAGTTTGCTGTTCAAGTTGACAAGGTCACCAAGGAAAAGGTCAACGGTGCTTCCGTTCCAATTAACTTGCACCCATCCAAGCTTGTTATCACTAAGTTACACTTGGACAAGGACAGAAAGGCTTTGATCCAAAGAAAGGGTGGTAAATTGGAATAA
- the TIM21 gene encoding Tim21p (Nonessential component of the TIM23 complex; interacts with the Translocase of the Outer Mitochondrial membrane (TOM complex) and with respiratory enzymes; may regulate the Translocase of the Inner Mitochondrial membrane (TIM23 complex) activity) gives MSSSLPRSLLRLGHRKPLFPRYNTFVNSSVITHTSLLRTRLYSNGTGATSGKKDDKTRNKPKPLWPQVKSASTFTFSGILVIGAVGISAIVIYLILSELFSPSGDTQLFNRAVSMVEKNKDIRSLLQCDDGITGKERLKAYGELITNDKWTRNRPIVSTKKLDKEGRTHHYMRFHVESKKKIALVHLEAKESKQNYQPDFINMYVDVPGEKRYYLIKPKLHPVSNSKGFLGIRWGPRKD, from the coding sequence ATGAGCTCAAGTTTGCCTAGGTCTTTACTCCGTTTAGGACATAGAAAGCCTTTGTTTCCACGATATAATACTTTCGTGAACTCATCGGTAATAACTCATACGTCACTGCTTAGAACAAGATTATATAGTAATGGCACCGGCGCAACATCAGGAAAGAAGGATGACAAGACTAGGAATAAACCTAAGCCATTATGGCCTCAAGTAAAATCCGCTTCTACGTTCACCTTTTCTGGCATACTTGTGATAGGAGCTGTTGGTATATCTGCTATTGTTATTTACCTAATTCTTTCAGAACTATTTTCGCCTTCAGGTGATACACAGCTTTTCAACAGAGCAGTTTCTATGGTagagaaaaacaaagataTAAGAAGTTTGTTACAGTGCGACGATGGCATTAcgggaaaagaaagattgaAAGCGTACGGTGAGCTTATAACGAATGACAAATGGACAAGAAACAGGCCTATAGTATCtaccaaaaaattagaTAAAGAAGGTAGGACACATCACTATATGAGATTCCACGTTGAatccaaaaagaaaatagcgTTGGTTCACTTAGAGGCTAAAGAATCCAAACAGAATTATCAACCTGACTTTATCAACATGTACGTTGATGTTCCCGGAGAGAAGCGTTACTATTTGATCAAGCCAAAATTGCATCCGGTTTCTAATTCGAAGGGCTTTCTGGGAATTAGATGGGGCCCCAGAAAAGATTAA
- the CAX4 gene encoding dolichyldiphosphatase (Dolichyl pyrophosphate (Dol-P-P) phosphatase; cleaves the anhydride linkage in Dol-P-P; involved in synthesis of Dol-P-P-linked oligosaccharide intermediate required for protein N-glycosylation; has a luminally oriented active site in the ER; mutation affects vesicular transport, membrane and cell wall biogenesis and lipid homeostasis), translating to MNSTAAAINPNPNVIPFDDTYILYDSHDFLSFLSAYFSLMPILVLAFYLSWFIITRELEACIVAFGQLMNEIFNNVIKNIIKQPRPVSFGASFQNDTIRSGYGMPSAHSQFMGFCFTYNSLKIYTSWKNLNFLEKCIFSGALALLSFCVCFSRVYLHYHNLDQVIVGFSVGALTGSLYFFIVGIIRELGLINWFLKLRIVRLFYMTDSYNLAPLTLKENYEAYWKRINQRSFNDKSKRD from the coding sequence ATGAATAGTACCGCCGCTGCAATAAATCCAAATCCAAATGTTATACCATTCGATGACACATACATTCTCTATGATTCGCATGACTTTCTATCATTCCTTAGTGCATATTTCTCGCTGATGCCCATCCTAGTGCTAGCTTTTTATTTGTCGTGGTTTATCATCACAAGAGAGTTAGAAGCCTGCATTGTAGCCTTTGGCCAATTGATGAACGAAATATTCAATAACGTGATCaagaatataataaaaCAGCCACGCCCCGTATCGTTCGGTGCGTCGTTCCAAAATGACACTATAAGATCCGGTTACGGGATGCCCAGTGCACACTCCCAATTCATGGGGTTTTGTTTTACCTATAACTCTCTGAAGATATACACTTCCTGGAAGAATCTAAACTTCTTAGAAAAATGCATTTTTTCTGGTGCATTGGCTTTATTATCGTTTTGCGTTTGCTTTTCCAGAGTTTACTTGCACTACCACAATTTAGATCAAGTAATCGTGGGATTCAGCGTGGGGGCACTGACTGGAtcactttatttttttatagttgGCATCATAAGAGAGCTTGGTTTAATCAATTGGTTTTTAAAACTACGTATTGTCAGATTATTTTACATGACAGATTCTTACAATCTGGCGCCTTTGACATTGAAAGAGAATTACGAGGCGTattggaaaagaataaatcaGCGATCTTTCAATGATAAATCCAAAAGGGATTAG
- a CDS encoding uncharacterized protein (hypothetical protein, potential Cdc28p substrate; transcription is activated by paralogous transcription factors Yrm1p and Yrr1p along with genes involved in multidrug resistance; YGR035C has a paralog, YLR346C, that arose from the whole genome duplication), translating into MLLTPAKTTRTEDSANSTDDSSKSSNSFMRAIVSSLMVKPITSLTNTVTCRQSSHHNSSPSKITRYDLIKAAAENDLKRSKSQGREKSRRNSNRRNNEEIFVANTASEIQRTKSSI; encoded by the coding sequence ATGTTACTCACACCAGCCAAGACTACAAGAACGGAAGACTCAGCAAACTCAACAGATGACAGCAGTAAAAGCAGTAATTCATTCATGCGTGCCATAGTTTCTTCCCTTATGGTTAAGCCCATAACATCTCTGACTAATACAGTCACATGCAGACAAAGTTCCCATCACAATAGCTCTCCAAGTAAAATCACAAGATATGATTTAATCAAAGCTGCTGCTGAAAATGACTTGAAAAGGAGTAAGTCTCAGGGACGAGAAAAATCCAGAAGAAACTCTAATCGtagaaataatgaagaaatttttgtgGCCAATACTGCTTCAGAAATCCAACGGACTAAAAGTAGCATATAG